The following proteins come from a genomic window of Amphiura filiformis chromosome 16, Afil_fr2py, whole genome shotgun sequence:
- the LOC140136506 gene encoding tolloid-like protein 1 — MSSKSSLIITLGLLIIAVVLQQCQTQHACGQEDLVRRNDTIVIKSPYYPNEYPPSRNCIYKFTATSGNRLRLYFTAFQIEPGNAYGLCAFDFLRIFDGSDMTDPVFGSFCDDDKPPTIVTSGRNLYVLFQADDTIQSTGFRAVVNSVPSYYREPLPTAAPGSCTTLLRQSGGGFFSPGYPGSYNADERCTYIVSLPDDAQYVLLRFTSFDLEPSYECVYDYVEVRDGVSEISPIIGRYCGGERNKPPRLIESSGPDIHVVFHSDISATFEGFYAEYASSDIGFDGSGGNDNGITGEGEEETEKYVSVCDFSHALMTDRGGTVVSHDAYPEGTYGAGLTCSMVFVGSQLNEKVFVNVVEMDLPGDLSCNANGDYLRVIDGDLSSLVTDQSDLATLCGTSTGQYSSSFLYSLIQFTSDGTRETEYNGFKLVYSIYYDDPYGCQDDDFHCQNSRCIDKSLKCDGYDHCGDNSDETKGCKGEGAGEGWRIALIVLGGMALFVVAVSIAFFIMKNAKKPPPPQNNNLDTNTLTTLSGTTQANSLSAVSQPASYVNHSYAEVSSGEPTSTTSISAEVQQQPPSYSQIFNNDPAYPPPNAPDKKQLYPKQQHTMFLASGLRDAPGDASAMSTPSTRGGQLPPLMTPNQHSNTSSSLPPIRGTPNEKSPNDNP; from the exons ATGAGCTCAAAATCTAGCCTGATAATAACGCTGGGCCTGCTGATCATAGCAGTTGTATTACAGCAATGCCAGACACAGCATGCTTGTGGTCAGGAAGATCTCGTACGTCGCAACGACACCATCGTGATCAAGTCTCCCTATTACCCCAATGAATATCCACCTTCACGAAACTGTATTTACAAGTTCACTGCGACATCGG GCAACAGGCTGAGGCTTTACTTCACGGCATTCCAAATTGAACCTGGAAACGCATACGGACTTTGCGCCTTTGATTTCCTCCGAATTTTCGACGGAAGCGATATGACTGATCCCGTTTTCGGGTCATTCTGCGACGATGACAAGCCACCAACTATAGTTACATCAGGACGAAATCTGTACGTGTTGTTTCAAGCAGATGACACAATTCAATCGACTGGATTCAGGGCAGTCGTCAACTCTGTACCGTCATACTACAGAG AACCATTACCAACAGCTGCACCTGGTTCTTGTACCACCTTACTTCGACAAAGTGGAGGTGGATTTTTTTCACCTGGATATCCGGGTTCCTACAACGCGGACGAGAGGTGTACCTATATTGTGTCACTTCCTGATGATGCTCAATATGTCTTG TTGCGATTCACTTCCTTCGACCTTGAGCCTTCTTATGAGTGTGTCTATGACTACGTTGAAGTCCGCGATGGCGTTTCCGAAATCTCGCCCATTATAGGTCGCTACTGCGGCGGCGAAAGAAACAAGCCTCCTCGGTTAATTGAATCTTCAGGACCTGATATTCATGTTGTATTCCATTCTGATATATCCGCGACTTTTGAGGGGTTTTATGCCGAATACGCAAGCTCTGATATTGGGTTTGATGGATCAGGAGGGAACGATAATGGAATCACTGGAGAAGGTGAAGAGGAAACAGAAAAATATGTTTCAG TGTGTGATTTTTCTCACGCTCTCATGACTGATCGTGGAGGAACTGTGGTATCTCACGATGCCTATCCAGAAGGAACCTATGGAGCGGGGTTGACATGTTCTATGGTGTTCGTAGGATCACAACTCAACGAAAAGGTCTTCGTTAATGTTGTTGAAATGGATTTACCTGGTG ATCTTTCGTGTAACGCCAACGGTGATTATCTCCGAGTAATCGACGGTGATTTATCTAGCCTGGTAACAGATCAAAGTGATCTGGCAACCTTGTGTGGCACCTCAACTGGTCAATACTCGTCAAGTTTCCTCTATAGTCTTATACAGTTTACGTCGGATGGAACCAGAGAAACCGAGTACAACGGTTTCAAGTTGGTGTATTCTATTTACTATGACG ATCCTTACGGCTGTCAAGATGATGATTTTCATTGCCAGAATTCCCGTTGCATTGATAAAAGTCTAAAATGTGATGGATACGACCACTGTGGTGACAACTCAGATGAAACCAAGGGATGCA AGGGTGAAGGCGCCGGTGAAGGCTGGAGGATTGCATTGATTGTTCTTGGTGGCATGGCTCTGTTTGTCGTAGCTGTCAGTATCGCCTTCTTTATCATGAAAAACGCGAagaaaccaccaccaccacaaaatAACAACCTGGACACCAATACTTTGACGACTTTATCTGGTACAACGCAGGCCAATTC ATTGAGTGCTGTATCACAACCTGCAAGTTATGTCAACCATTCCTACGCCGAAGTCTCATCGGGTGAACCAACCTCAACCACATCAATTAGTGCAGAAGTCCAACAACAACCACCAAGTTATTCCCAGATATTTAACAATGACCCGGCATACCCACCACCCAATGCACCTGATAAGAAACAACTATACCCAAAACAACAACATACCATGTTTTTGGCTTCTGGACTGAGAGATGCACCTGGAGATGCCTCGGCCATGTCGACACCCTCTACACGTGGTGGGCAATTGCCACCTTTAATGACACCCAATCAACACAGTAATACTTCATCAAGCTTACCACCAATTCGTGGAACGCCAAATGAGAAATCGCCGAATGATAACCCATAG